ATCATTTCTGGGGAAATAAACACGAATTTATACTTGCGTATATTTTTAATTACATCATTTCGCTCTTGCCAGTTTAAAAAGGAATTAATGGCAACAGCACTTTTTTCGCCATTCATTTTCATTTGTTCGACTTGATCTTGCATGAGTGACAGTAATGGCGAAATGATGATGACCGTCCCTTTCAGAAGTTTCCCAGGCAGCTGATACACCAATGATTTCCCTGTTCCAGTCGGCAGCATTGCCAATGTATGACGATTCTCCATTAATGCTGAGATTGCTTCCTTTTGTCCTGGGCGGAAAGAGGGCAGCGAAAATAATTTCATTAGGTTTTTTTCTAAATTCAATTTATGCCTCCCCCTAACTTCGCAAGAACGATTCTTATTTCAAAATATGACACTTCAGGAAGCTGTTGTTTGATTTGCTTCAACGACTTGGAAGCAGTAACTTCTGCGATTTTTTTTATTTTAGCTATTTTGTCGAGACTAACATATTCTTCAATCGAAAAATCAGGGATATTCAACACGAGTTCTGCGATATGATCTTCAATTGTACTCATCTTCAAACGTCGCATTGTACTTATTTCGTCAAGGCTTAAGCCTTTTTGAATATATTCATATGTCGCTTTGGTTGAATTAGTCAAAATATATGCAGTATTATCATCCATCACCATTTGTCTTAAAAATGGGAATTTTTCTTTAGCACTGAGAATTTTCTTCAGCATAAAGTGAAGCAATGACAGAAAGTAAAGCTCATAATAACTTCTGTCTATCCCAAGACTAGCTGCCGCTTGCTCTGGAGTTAGCCCAATATGCTCTGACCCTGTTAACCTGCACACAAGGTATTCAGGTAACACTGCTTCATCATCGAGGCAATCAGCCAATTCTTGGTAAAGCTGTTCATTCAGTGATTGTCTGTCGCCAGCATAATTCTGCAATGCTTGCTTCATCCACGCCTGTACTACGATATTTCGCTGAATTGGCATATAGCGATTATCGCCTTTGGAAAGATGGGAGGCAACTTGAACAGAAAGTGCCAGCCGCTCCCAAAATCCTACAGCAATTCGGTGATATTTCCAGCCATTTAAATGGGTAGGAATAGGGTATTCTATAAGTAAACGCGCAAACTCATCTTCTTGTTTCGGATTGATGTCATAATGCTGAAATGTTTTTCCTTCAGCAGTCCATTTCTGCTCTTTTAAAGCAGAAATAATCCTGTCGAACTCTGCTCTTGATAAATTCGGGTATGTTTGAAAAAAAGGCATAAGTTCAAAAATATGGATATCCTGTATCGTTTGCGCTGATTTTTTGCCGTTTAGGATATGAAGGACAGAGTAGATAGTTCTTTCTCCCTTTATTCTTTGTAAACAATATAACACGATTACCTCAATAAAGGTCATATACGAAAACTCCTTAAAAT
This DNA window, taken from Niallia sp. Man26, encodes the following:
- a CDS encoding helix-turn-helix domain-containing protein gives rise to the protein MTFIEVIVLYCLQRIKGERTIYSVLHILNGKKSAQTIQDIHIFELMPFFQTYPNLSRAEFDRIISALKEQKWTAEGKTFQHYDINPKQEDEFARLLIEYPIPTHLNGWKYHRIAVGFWERLALSVQVASHLSKGDNRYMPIQRNIVVQAWMKQALQNYAGDRQSLNEQLYQELADCLDDEAVLPEYLVCRLTGSEHIGLTPEQAAASLGIDRSYYELYFLSLLHFMLKKILSAKEKFPFLRQMVMDDNTAYILTNSTKATYEYIQKGLSLDEISTMRRLKMSTIEDHIAELVLNIPDFSIEEYVSLDKIAKIKKIAEVTASKSLKQIKQQLPEVSYFEIRIVLAKLGGGIN